The following DNA comes from Methanobrevibacter sp..
CTGTAGTATTGAAAAACTCGACGTATTTTTCTTCTTCCGCTTCAACAATATCACGAATAGCATAATCCAGCTCTATTCTACTTGTTGCAGTCAAGTTTTCAAAATCTAATTTTCCTAAAACTCTGTATATTTTATCTCTTTTTCCTTTTCCAATATATACAGTGTCTTGAATTTCTAAATTAACACCATTTTTTGGAGCTAATTCAAGTAAAGTGAATTGTTCTGTACCAATAGCTTGAGCAATAGGTTTACCACCGAATTTAGACATATCTGATTTAACATAACCACGACTTAAATAGTCAAGTACCACAGCATTTTCTTCTTTTTTTACTGTTGGTTTTTTTTCATTTTTATTTCTATCAGCCATCTTAATCACTCACTATTGTTTTTTATATAACTTTAATAAGTTATAATATAAACTTATTAATAAATTTGATTGTTAAGTATAATAAAGATATCTAAAAAATGGTGAGTTTGGTATAATTTTTTAAAAATAAATAAAAAAAGGAATAGTATAATTACTATTCTATGTAATCATATTGTTCTAACATTTCGAGGATTTTTTCCATATCCTCTTTTGTTGTTTTTGTTGGTTCTTTAGCAAAGATTAATCTCATATCTGCTAAATCTTGTGGAACCAAATCAACAATATGAACAGCGACTTTATCCCTTAATCCAAATTCATCCTGTAGCTTTTGGAAGATTTCTTCCGCATCTTCAGGAGAGTATCTTTTGAATCTTGCGAGATGGTTTAAAGTTAGATTTTGTTCGTAATTTAATTCATTGTCATCTGCAAATTCTTCGATAATTTCCTTAACTTTTGAAC
Coding sequences within:
- a CDS encoding DUF655 domain-containing protein codes for the protein MADRNKNEKKPTVKKEENAVVLDYLSRGYVKSDMSKFGGKPIAQAIGTEQFTLLELAPKNGVNLEIQDTVYIGKGKRDKIYRVLGKLDFENLTATSRIELDYAIRDIVEAEEEKYVEFFNTTDSVSTRMHSLELIPGIGKKYMWDIIKAREEKPFESFKDISERLPTLADPAGMIVNRVKQELDTTTPRRGKNKYYIFTQPPRAARKR
- a CDS encoding RNA polymerase Rpb4 family protein translates to MIGKEVIESEPIPSSKVKEIIEEFADDNELNYEQNLTLNHLARFKRYSPEDAEEIFQKLQDEFGLRDKVAVHIVDLVPQDLADMRLIFAKEPTKTTKEDMEKILEMLEQYDYIE